A region of Candidatus Neomarinimicrobiota bacterium DNA encodes the following proteins:
- a CDS encoding DEAD/DEAH box helicase produces MTLEEIIERLRNHLSFKASITATKLIPGNNGSYADFPDDLNRDLKEALIKRGIEKLYSHQAEAWRLIKEGKNVCIQTPTSSGKTLCYNMPVVNSIIEDSESRALYIFPTKALSQDQIFELNDIINKLGIDVYAQTFDGDTPQNIRQRIRQRGNIIVTNPDMLHQGILPHHTKWVKLFTNLKFIVIDELHIYRGVFGSHFTNVIRRLKRICRFYGSNPQFICCSATITNPKEHAENLTEEDFVLIDKSGAPTGDKYFIFYNPPIVNNELGIRANYLHQTRNLARIFIDNNISVIIFALSRLNVEILTKYLKDDFERGRSDKAGKEIIAGYRGGYLPYRRREIERGLKEGYIKCVIATNALELGIDIGSLDVSIIAGFPGYISSVWQQAGRSGRRGALSCAILVARSFPVDQFIINNPSYFFDRNPECARINPNNVMILVDHIKCASFELPFSGSETFGNISIENTKAILGMLNKSGEVVKQGDRWYWESEDYPASHINIRSISHENFVVVNRDECDKVIGEVDFYSVPTTIYPGAIYMVDGNQYFVEELDWEGKKAFVRESNADYFTMSIDYTHVRILDIYESKKFDSVILENGEVLVTNKAVGFKKIKFYTSENLGYGKINLPEQEMVTNALWFTLTRSFLDDLPYSKSENISGVLGLSYALHHAGSVLIMVDPKDMNRAIGDRNANWYVRSTPFSRGVYTMADESRPEMKISPEKIGKFEPTIFIFDNYPGGIGLSEDLYYKFDELVETTYKLIEECFCSSGCPVCVGPSEETGSRNTKFIAMEILKLLRSKVLLNR; encoded by the coding sequence CTGACGCTGGAAGAAATTATAGAGCGTTTGAGGAATCATTTATCTTTTAAAGCCAGTATTACTGCAACAAAGTTAATACCTGGTAATAATGGTTCTTATGCTGATTTCCCCGATGATTTGAACAGAGATTTGAAAGAAGCTCTTATCAAAAGAGGTATTGAAAAGCTTTATTCACATCAGGCTGAAGCATGGAGATTAATTAAAGAAGGCAAGAATGTCTGTATCCAGACTCCCACATCAAGTGGTAAGACACTCTGTTATAACATGCCAGTGGTAAACTCCATAATTGAAGATAGTGAGTCGAGGGCATTATATATTTTCCCGACAAAAGCGTTATCCCAGGATCAGATTTTTGAATTAAATGATATTATAAATAAGTTGGGAATTGATGTATATGCTCAGACATTCGACGGTGATACTCCCCAGAATATAAGACAGAGGATAAGACAGCGTGGGAACATAATTGTAACGAATCCTGATATGCTGCATCAGGGTATACTTCCACATCATACGAAGTGGGTTAAACTGTTCACCAATTTAAAATTTATAGTTATAGACGAACTGCATATTTATCGTGGAGTTTTTGGGTCTCATTTCACAAATGTAATCAGGAGACTAAAGAGAATATGTAGGTTTTATGGCTCTAATCCACAATTTATATGCTGCTCGGCAACAATAACAAATCCAAAAGAGCATGCAGAAAACCTTACCGAAGAGGATTTTGTCCTAATAGACAAAAGTGGAGCTCCAACTGGTGATAAGTATTTTATCTTTTATAATCCACCAATTGTCAATAATGAACTTGGAATCAGGGCAAATTATTTGCACCAGACAAGAAATCTTGCGAGAATATTCATTGATAATAACATATCAGTAATTATTTTTGCTCTATCGAGGCTAAATGTTGAGATTCTAACAAAATATCTTAAAGATGATTTTGAGAGAGGAAGATCTGATAAAGCAGGCAAAGAGATAATCGCTGGATACAGAGGGGGCTATTTGCCATATAGAAGGAGAGAAATTGAGAGAGGATTGAAAGAGGGCTATATTAAATGTGTGATTGCGACAAATGCCCTTGAGCTAGGAATTGATATTGGTAGTCTTGATGTGTCAATTATTGCTGGTTTCCCTGGATATATATCATCAGTCTGGCAACAGGCTGGTAGGTCAGGTAGAAGGGGTGCTCTATCCTGTGCGATTCTTGTGGCAAGGAGCTTCCCTGTGGATCAGTTTATAATAAATAATCCGAGTTACTTTTTTGACAGGAATCCAGAATGTGCAAGGATAAATCCAAACAATGTTATGATACTGGTTGATCATATAAAATGTGCAAGTTTTGAACTACCTTTTTCCGGTAGTGAAACCTTCGGTAATATATCCATTGAAAATACAAAGGCTATTCTTGGAATGCTGAATAAAAGTGGCGAAGTGGTAAAACAGGGCGATAGATGGTACTGGGAATCAGAGGATTATCCTGCGAGTCATATCAACATCAGGAGTATCTCCCATGAAAACTTTGTGGTAGTTAATAGAGATGAGTGTGATAAAGTGATTGGTGAGGTGGATTTTTATTCGGTACCGACAACAATATATCCAGGTGCAATTTATATGGTTGATGGAAATCAATATTTTGTCGAAGAATTGGATTGGGAAGGGAAGAAAGCATTTGTAAGGGAATCCAATGCTGATTACTTCACAATGTCTATTGATTATACTCATGTGAGAATTCTTGATATATATGAGTCGAAGAAATTTGATTCTGTTATTCTGGAAAATGGTGAGGTTCTTGTAACAAATAAAGCTGTTGGTTTTAAAAAGATTAAGTTTTACACTTCAGAGAATCTTGGATATGGAAAGATAAATCTTCCTGAGCAGGAAATGGTGACCAATGCATTATGGTTTACATTGACACGGTCATTCCTTGATGATTTACCTTATTCGAAAAGTGAAAATATAAGTGGGGTGCTTGGCTTATCCTATGCGTTGCATCATGCAGGTTCCGTTTTGATAATGGTCGATCCCAAGGACATGAATCGAGCAATTGGTGATAGAAATGCGAATTGGTATGTAAGGTCAACACCCTTCTCAAGGGGAGTGTATACAATGGCTGATGAGTCAAGACCAGAGATGAAAATAAGTCCCGAAAAAATAGGTAAGTTTGAACCGACTATTTTTATATTTGACAACTATCCCGGCGGGATAGGACTTTCTGAAGACCTTTATTATAAATTTGATGAGCTTGTGGAGACAACTTATAAGTTGATTGAAGAGTGTTTTTGCTCTTCTGGCTGTCCTGTCTGTGTTGGTCCCAGTGAGGAAACAGGTAGCAGGAATACAAAGTTTATAGCAATGGAAATACTAAAATTGTTAAGGAGCAAAGTACTTTTGAATCGTTAA
- a CDS encoding glycosyltransferase, producing the protein MIHLINYRSIVGDKVLHEIYRKARGIAGKRIIHFNSTYLGGGVAEILNSLVPLMNDIGIDTGWRIIRGNPDLFNITKKFHNALQGDKINLTKIKKDLYIQSNENFSIYTHIDHDVVIIHDPQPLPLINFYKKTQPWIWRCHVDITNPNKELWEFLKGFILRYDLAIVSNEKYLKDDLYVEQRVVYPVIDPLSPKNIQLPTKVINKYLKKFGIPTDKPIITQISRFDKWKDPEGLIEIYKMVRKKIDCRLVLCGSMATDDPEGLIIYRKVEKKANKFLEKGDIILITSENNVLVNILQTISNVVVQKSIREGFGLVVTEALWKKKPVVASNVGGIPLQIKDGYNGFLLDPYDYEGFAERIIELIKNPNLSKELGENARKVVLDKFLITRMLLDYLEILKYVLDEY; encoded by the coding sequence ATGATACATTTAATTAATTATCGTTCAATAGTGGGGGATAAAGTACTGCATGAGATATATAGAAAGGCCAGGGGTATCGCAGGTAAAAGAATAATTCATTTTAATTCCACCTATCTCGGAGGTGGAGTTGCTGAGATTCTAAATAGTCTTGTCCCTTTAATGAATGACATTGGAATTGATACGGGCTGGCGGATAATAAGGGGGAATCCTGATTTATTCAATATAACAAAGAAGTTTCACAATGCTCTACAGGGTGATAAAATTAATCTTACGAAGATCAAGAAAGACCTCTATATACAGTCCAATGAAAATTTTTCCATTTATACACATATTGACCATGATGTTGTAATAATACATGATCCACAGCCCTTGCCTCTTATAAATTTTTATAAAAAGACCCAGCCATGGATATGGAGATGTCATGTAGATATAACCAATCCCAATAAAGAGTTGTGGGAATTTTTAAAAGGGTTTATTCTTAGGTATGATCTTGCCATAGTATCAAATGAAAAATATCTCAAGGATGATCTTTATGTCGAGCAGAGGGTTGTGTATCCAGTTATAGATCCCCTATCCCCGAAGAATATTCAATTACCAACGAAGGTTATCAATAAGTATTTGAAAAAATTTGGAATACCAACTGATAAACCGATAATAACTCAAATATCGAGATTTGATAAGTGGAAGGACCCTGAAGGGTTAATAGAGATATATAAGATGGTTAGGAAAAAAATTGATTGTAGATTGGTTCTATGTGGCAGTATGGCCACTGATGATCCTGAAGGATTAATCATATATAGAAAAGTCGAGAAAAAGGCAAATAAATTTCTTGAGAAGGGTGATATAATTTTAATTACTTCGGAGAATAATGTTCTTGTAAACATACTTCAAACAATTTCTAATGTAGTCGTGCAGAAGTCTATACGAGAGGGGTTTGGTCTGGTAGTTACAGAGGCTTTATGGAAGAAGAAGCCTGTAGTAGCTTCAAATGTTGGCGGAATACCTCTTCAGATAAAGGATGGATATAATGGATTTTTACTCGATCCGTATGATTATGAGGGATTTGCCGAGAGAATTATTGAGCTTATAAAGAATCCGAATCTTTCAAAAGAGCTAGGTGAGAATGCACGGAAAGTTGTATTGGATAAATTTTTAATTACCAGGATGTTACTGGATTACCTGGAAATACTAAAATATGTATTAGATGAATATTGA
- a CDS encoding bifunctional alpha,alpha-trehalose-phosphate synthase (UDP-forming)/trehalose-phosphatase — protein MKKLKTKESDNKLIIVSNRLPVTISYRKGKIDVKPSPGGLASGLRSLAGRYESIWVGWPGMFDIKGPVRTSIIRLLREKNMFPLFLTKSEYKWYYEGFSNKAIWPLFHYFIEHAEYNKKSWEYYKKVNDRFLDTVLEIYTEGSIIWIQDYHLMLLPGLLRQKIPDASIGFFLHIPFPSYEIFRLLPWREEILQGLIGADLIGFHTYDYLRHFLSSIKHILGVEHFFNELLVINRVIKADTFPLGIDVDRFNESSNDIFIKQKVGSLRNRYGDKKVILSVDRLDYTKGIVQKVLAFERFLDKYPEYRGKVTLLMIVVPSRWKVEYYGKLKDELDRHVSRINSKYRSIDWLPIEYFYRSFRQEELIAFYKISDVAIVTPFRDGMNLVSKEFISTKYPDAGVLVLSEMAGSAIELSEAIIVNPNNMDELVSAIKKSMEMPISEARDRVSLMFNKLKRYDVYRWVEDFLDSLKRVKAEQEEAVSDVISETVFTKIKEMYDNANRRLFFLDYDGTLIPFFRRVKEARPDSELIRVLKDLSRENEVVLISGRDRETMDEWFSDIGVNLTGEHGAWFKKKSGSWYKLEDVDNSWKDEIRSVMEYYVDKTPGSSIEEKEFSLVWHYRGVNSDLGYIRARDLVENLSYMIAGTNLQVLEGNKVVEIKNSEIGKGRAVREWLKEIDSDFILAIGDDWTDEDMFRSLSDDGITIKVGFGSTSAKFRLRDYKEVREFIIKLMSDQGE, from the coding sequence ATGAAAAAGCTAAAGACGAAGGAAAGTGATAATAAACTGATTATTGTTTCAAATAGATTACCTGTTACCATATCTTATAGGAAGGGTAAAATAGATGTAAAACCTTCTCCAGGTGGTCTCGCAAGTGGATTAAGGTCTTTAGCTGGCAGATACGAAAGTATCTGGGTTGGCTGGCCCGGAATGTTTGATATAAAAGGACCGGTGCGAACATCTATAATTAGACTGCTAAGGGAGAAAAATATGTTCCCGCTTTTTCTTACAAAGAGCGAGTATAAGTGGTATTATGAGGGTTTCAGTAATAAAGCAATATGGCCTTTGTTTCATTACTTTATAGAGCATGCAGAATACAATAAGAAATCTTGGGAGTACTATAAGAAGGTAAATGATAGATTTCTTGATACTGTTTTAGAAATTTATACTGAAGGTTCAATTATATGGATTCAAGATTACCATTTGATGTTATTGCCGGGTTTGTTGCGTCAGAAAATACCTGATGCCAGTATTGGGTTTTTTCTGCATATACCATTTCCCTCCTATGAAATTTTTAGACTGTTACCCTGGAGGGAGGAAATTTTGCAGGGATTAATAGGTGCTGATTTGATTGGCTTCCATACCTATGATTACTTGAGACATTTTTTAAGTTCTATTAAGCACATACTTGGAGTTGAGCATTTTTTTAATGAATTGCTGGTAATAAATAGAGTTATAAAAGCCGATACGTTTCCGCTTGGTATTGATGTTGATAGATTTAATGAGTCATCTAATGATATTTTTATTAAGCAAAAAGTTGGATCATTGAGAAATAGATATGGTGATAAGAAAGTTATATTGTCAGTTGATAGGCTTGATTATACAAAAGGGATTGTACAGAAGGTTTTAGCTTTTGAAAGGTTTCTGGATAAATATCCAGAATACAGAGGAAAAGTTACATTGCTTATGATTGTGGTACCATCAAGGTGGAAGGTAGAATATTATGGAAAATTAAAAGATGAGTTAGATAGACATGTTAGCAGAATAAACTCTAAATATCGTTCAATAGATTGGCTGCCGATAGAATATTTCTACAGAAGTTTTAGGCAAGAAGAATTAATAGCTTTTTATAAAATTTCTGATGTAGCGATCGTAACCCCATTCAGAGATGGTATGAACCTTGTATCAAAAGAGTTTATTTCAACTAAATATCCTGATGCAGGGGTGTTAGTTTTAAGCGAAATGGCTGGGTCGGCTATAGAGTTGTCGGAGGCAATCATTGTAAATCCCAATAATATGGATGAGCTTGTAAGTGCGATTAAGAAATCCATGGAAATGCCGATTAGTGAAGCTAGGGACAGAGTATCATTGATGTTTAATAAATTGAAAAGATATGATGTTTACAGATGGGTAGAAGACTTTCTAGATAGTTTGAAAAGAGTTAAAGCAGAGCAGGAAGAAGCGGTTTCGGACGTTATTAGTGAGACGGTTTTTACAAAGATAAAAGAAATGTATGATAATGCCAACAGAAGGTTATTTTTCCTTGATTATGATGGTACCCTTATTCCTTTTTTCAGAAGAGTAAAAGAAGCTCGCCCTGATTCTGAACTTATCAGGGTACTGAAAGATTTGAGTAGGGAAAACGAGGTGGTTTTAATAAGTGGTAGAGATAGAGAAACAATGGATGAATGGTTTAGTGATATCGGTGTAAATCTTACGGGAGAACATGGCGCGTGGTTTAAGAAAAAAAGTGGCTCATGGTATAAACTGGAGGATGTAGATAATAGCTGGAAGGATGAGATAAGATCTGTAATGGAATATTATGTTGACAAGACACCGGGGTCATCCATAGAGGAGAAGGAATTTTCTTTGGTCTGGCATTATAGGGGTGTGAATTCCGATTTGGGATATATAAGAGCGAGGGATCTTGTGGAAAACCTGTCATATATGATCGCTGGAACAAACCTGCAGGTGCTTGAGGGGAATAAGGTTGTAGAGATTAAGAATTCGGAAATTGGAAAAGGACGAGCAGTAAGAGAGTGGCTCAAAGAAATAGATAGTGATTTCATACTTGCTATCGGTGATGATTGGACAGATGAGGATATGTTTCGGTCTCTATCCGACGATGGAATAACTATAAAGGTAGGCTTTGGCTCTACCAGTGCCAAGTTTAGATTAAGAGATTATAAAGAGGTGAGGGAATTTATAATAAAATTAATGTCAGATCAGGGGGAGTGA
- a CDS encoding HAD family phosphatase, translating to MSYIKFVLFDLGNVIVNVDKEEALRIFSDITGEPVEKLLDFPESNLEKNFEKGKIAIEDYVAGLKRRFNLTNEVNKEELIEIWASCFKLNEQMIELVKKIDRNIKKGILSNTNPLHIESINKNYDIFGYFDYLFFSYDFGYVKPDKRIYTSVMSKLKAKANEIIFIDDLQANLLPAEKIGFHTYLFDNPESLERYLQQKEVIGLTRKTQ from the coding sequence ATGTCTTATATAAAGTTTGTCCTTTTTGATCTTGGCAATGTAATAGTAAATGTTGACAAGGAAGAAGCTCTCAGGATTTTTTCTGACATTACTGGTGAACCTGTAGAGAAGCTCTTAGATTTTCCTGAATCTAATCTGGAAAAAAATTTTGAGAAGGGAAAGATTGCCATAGAAGACTATGTTGCAGGATTGAAGAGGCGTTTTAATCTTACAAATGAGGTAAATAAAGAAGAGCTTATAGAAATCTGGGCGAGCTGTTTTAAATTAAATGAGCAAATGATAGAGCTTGTGAAGAAAATCGATAGGAATATAAAGAAGGGTATATTATCAAATACGAATCCACTTCATATTGAATCGATAAATAAAAATTATGATATATTCGGGTATTTTGATTATCTGTTTTTTTCCTATGATTTTGGATATGTAAAACCTGATAAGAGAATTTACACATCTGTAATGAGTAAGCTAAAAGCAAAGGCAAATGAAATTATATTTATAGATGATCTGCAAGCTAATCTTTTACCTGCAGAGAAAATTGGATTTCACACATATCTTTTTGATAATCCAGAAAGTCTTGAAAGGTATTTACAACAAAAAGAGGTAATAGGATTAACAAGGAAAACTCAATAA
- a CDS encoding asparaginase, whose protein sequence is MRLITKFFRGNIIENFHISYAVVVNDHGKVIFSAGDQNFPSYIRSAAKPFQAVAMLEAGIVDKYGLTNEELALLCSTHNGEVIHVDLLREMMRKVDITVDDLQCGVHPPIDRSSYEQLILQGKRPTTVHNACSGTHIGMIAMAKAMDVAIENYNLENHPIQKNIFEKIQTYSEMEKIPTAIDNCNSPTYFLPLKNLAIMYKKLIAEEDENLRKVVTAMALNPQHVAGRNRFDTEFIIATGGKGVSKTGDDGIGAIGLKGEDGKYYGAAVKSLSGNREVPAYVIIQILKHLKLIGETILTKLEKYENPVLKNHAGIEYGRVETEIVSETGS, encoded by the coding sequence ATGAGATTGATAACGAAATTTTTCAGAGGCAATATAATAGAGAATTTTCACATTAGCTATGCGGTTGTAGTTAACGATCATGGCAAGGTAATTTTTTCAGCAGGTGATCAGAATTTCCCATCCTATATCCGTTCTGCTGCAAAACCCTTTCAAGCTGTAGCAATGTTGGAGGCAGGTATAGTAGACAAATATGGATTGACAAATGAGGAACTTGCTCTTTTGTGTTCGACACACAACGGAGAAGTCATTCATGTTGATTTATTAAGGGAGATGATGAGGAAAGTTGATATAACTGTCGATGATTTACAGTGTGGAGTTCATCCTCCCATTGATAGGTCGAGCTATGAACAGTTGATATTACAGGGGAAAAGACCTACCACGGTGCACAATGCCTGTTCAGGAACTCACATTGGAATGATAGCAATGGCAAAGGCTATGGATGTCGCAATTGAAAATTATAATCTGGAAAATCATCCGATACAAAAGAATATTTTTGAGAAAATACAGACTTACTCCGAAATGGAGAAAATTCCCACTGCTATTGATAATTGCAACTCTCCTACATATTTTTTACCATTAAAAAATCTTGCTATTATGTATAAGAAATTAATTGCTGAGGAAGATGAAAATCTCCGTAAGGTGGTTACCGCTATGGCATTGAATCCGCAGCATGTTGCTGGGAGAAATAGATTTGATACAGAATTTATAATCGCTACTGGTGGTAAGGGTGTATCAAAGACGGGAGATGATGGTATAGGAGCTATTGGGTTAAAAGGTGAAGATGGGAAATATTATGGAGCAGCTGTAAAGTCCTTGAGTGGTAATAGGGAAGTCCCTGCGTATGTTATCATCCAGATTTTAAAACATTTGAAGCTGATTGGTGAGACCATCTTGACCAAACTCGAAAAATACGAAAACCCTGTTCTTAAGAATCACGCTGGTATAGAGTATGGAAGAGTAGAAACAGAAATTGTATCTGAAACAGGTAGCTGA
- a CDS encoding pyridoxine 5'-phosphate synthase, whose product MAYLEVNLDSFIKFEKYFRLKLSNIYNIVGLLEVNNIHGICFSYDVVDDIELFLDTVKSMTEARINVRVVPEKGIIQRLLQYKPDVITLIDPSSDDLSVFLPSKKIKEVTSEFSNREEIGFVIRLQPDLKFLKFAYQYGCDEIELASDSLALEEMHIEYNKKLEQIAHSARVAKKNGMRVSISGGLNRRVIDSLINIVDFEFISLDDILLAEAIFKGLSEVLKEYIILVEGK is encoded by the coding sequence ATGGCCTATTTAGAAGTTAATTTAGATTCTTTTATTAAGTTTGAAAAATATTTCAGGCTTAAGCTTTCTAATATTTATAATATTGTAGGTCTATTAGAAGTGAATAATATTCATGGTATCTGTTTTTCCTATGATGTAGTAGATGATATAGAGCTTTTTCTCGATACAGTCAAGTCAATGACTGAGGCGAGGATAAATGTCAGGGTTGTTCCTGAAAAGGGTATAATTCAGCGCCTGTTGCAATATAAACCTGACGTAATAACACTGATTGATCCATCTAGCGATGATTTATCTGTTTTTCTGCCGTCAAAAAAAATAAAAGAGGTAACTTCTGAGTTCAGTAATAGGGAAGAGATTGGATTTGTTATCAGACTGCAGCCGGATTTGAAATTTTTAAAATTTGCCTATCAATATGGATGTGATGAGATTGAGCTGGCTTCAGATTCATTGGCTCTTGAAGAGATGCACATTGAATATAACAAAAAACTGGAGCAAATAGCTCATAGTGCTAGAGTTGCAAAGAAAAACGGTATGAGGGTCTCTATATCTGGGGGTTTAAATAGACGTGTTATAGATTCTTTAATTAATATTGTTGATTTTGAATTTATCTCATTGGATGATATATTATTGGCGGAGGCAATTTTTAAAGGGCTTTCTGAAGTCTTAAAAGAATATATTATTCTAGTTGAGGGTAAGTGA
- a CDS encoding PAS domain S-box protein: MNLNEIINKIVKVEVTGYKRIIDLSKDILSIMGECSYIDIIGVGFVNKVDKKLVILNIYESGNKKYRGPLRLSPDDYKNIFKDRDHKDSKYLVGRVKVNGYTLDNVFCITFKLSGLSYDGLIFFSTFNKESIEDSVLETLSGILEMKFRIYLDNRITGFSQYEKEMLDTLLKSIPDGIFFKDKQSRFILISDYHAKRLGLSSPEKAYGKTDYDFFDRKFAEESERDEKEVIQKGKSIVRKEELIETEGKKRWVSVTKVPMFNREGDIIGLVGISRDITQIKNIEEELRREKEKFERIFFYNPEPMVYMDRNFYILEVNKRFEEVFGWKMDEVRGKFIDDVMVPDEIREEGKRLNKMSNTGYIFYDTYRKRRDGKKIPVSISAVSIFDKGEIVGRFAIYKDVSARVKAENMNIAFFEISNAVYTKRAFKDFLEEIHSSMKKVVDVENIFFTINHRGKYLSIPYYNCTVPIKFYGKRLLKILSREVMRNEKMIILSTNQMIDVIEKSDIDIENIEYLPKLAIGLPLKVKRKIVGAMIIFEYMKNSELSKEVRTLEEVAVQIAIALKHKIEEYEREKLLRKLRKALREVKELSGLLPICANCKKIRDDQGYWNDVEKYISENTDVDFTHSICPDCMKKLYSDIYKELYEKAKDEGK, translated from the coding sequence GTGAATTTAAATGAAATAATAAATAAAATTGTAAAGGTCGAGGTGACTGGATATAAAAGGATTATAGACCTTTCCAAAGATATACTGTCTATAATGGGTGAATGTAGTTACATTGATATTATTGGAGTTGGATTTGTTAACAAAGTTGATAAAAAACTTGTAATTCTCAATATTTATGAAAGTGGGAATAAAAAATATAGAGGTCCTCTGAGATTATCTCCCGATGATTATAAAAATATATTTAAGGATAGAGATCACAAAGATAGCAAATATCTTGTCGGAAGAGTTAAGGTAAATGGGTATACACTGGACAATGTTTTTTGTATAACTTTTAAACTATCAGGTCTATCATACGATGGTTTAATATTTTTTTCTACCTTTAATAAAGAATCTATTGAAGATTCAGTATTAGAAACTTTATCTGGAATTCTGGAAATGAAGTTTAGAATTTATCTGGATAATAGAATTACAGGATTCTCTCAATATGAGAAAGAGATGCTGGATACCTTACTTAAAAGTATTCCCGATGGAATCTTTTTTAAAGATAAACAGTCACGGTTTATTTTAATAAGCGACTATCATGCTAAAAGGCTTGGTTTATCAAGTCCGGAGAAGGCATATGGCAAGACCGATTATGATTTTTTTGATAGGAAATTTGCGGAAGAATCCGAAAGGGATGAGAAGGAAGTAATTCAGAAAGGCAAAAGTATAGTAAGAAAGGAAGAGCTAATTGAAACCGAAGGTAAAAAAAGGTGGGTAAGTGTTACAAAGGTTCCAATGTTTAACAGGGAAGGAGATATCATTGGGCTTGTTGGAATTTCCAGAGATATCACTCAGATTAAGAACATTGAGGAGGAATTAAGAAGGGAAAAGGAAAAGTTTGAAAGGATATTTTTCTATAATCCCGAGCCAATGGTCTATATGGATAGAAATTTTTATATTCTTGAGGTAAATAAAAGATTTGAGGAAGTATTTGGATGGAAAATGGATGAAGTTCGGGGTAAGTTTATTGATGATGTAATGGTTCCCGATGAAATAAGAGAAGAAGGCAAGAGGCTTAATAAGATGTCCAATACAGGATACATTTTCTATGATACGTATCGAAAGAGGAGAGACGGTAAGAAGATTCCTGTGTCTATTTCTGCTGTATCAATTTTTGATAAAGGAGAGATTGTAGGTAGATTCGCTATATACAAGGACGTTTCGGCAAGAGTAAAAGCAGAAAATATGAATATCGCGTTTTTTGAAATATCGAATGCTGTGTACACTAAGAGGGCTTTTAAAGATTTTCTAGAAGAGATACATTCCTCGATGAAAAAGGTGGTTGATGTTGAGAATATATTTTTCACAATAAATCATAGGGGCAAATATTTAAGTATTCCCTACTATAATTGTACTGTTCCAATAAAATTTTACGGAAAAAGGCTATTGAAGATTTTATCAAGGGAAGTAATGAGAAATGAAAAAATGATAATCTTATCGACTAACCAAATGATAGATGTTATAGAAAAGTCGGATATAGATATAGAAAATATTGAATATTTACCAAAATTAGCCATAGGTTTACCATTAAAAGTGAAAAGGAAAATTGTCGGTGCTATGATAATTTTTGAATATATGAAAAATAGCGAGTTGTCTAAGGAAGTGAGGACTCTGGAAGAGGTGGCTGTACAAATTGCGATTGCTTTAAAACATAAGATAGAAGAGTATGAGCGAGAAAAGTTACTAAGAAAATTACGTAAAGCTTTAAGGGAGGTAAAGGAGTTATCTGGTCTGTTACCTATTTGTGCGAATTGCAAAAAGATAAGGGATGATCAAGGTTACTGGAATGATGTAGAGAAATACATATCAGAAAACACAGATGTGGATTTTACTCATAGCATTTGTCCTGATTGCATGAAAAAATTATATTCAGACATTTATAAGGAACTCTATGAAAAAGCTAAAGACGAAGGAAAGTGA